The stretch of DNA CCAACGCCTGCGAGCCCGGCGGCGCGCTTTTGCAATCAACCGCAACCCTGCTGGCTTATCGCAAGAACGGGAAGCCTGAACCTCAATCATGGGCCGACATGTGGGACACCGAACGCTTTCCGGGCGGGCGGGCCTTTCCAAACTTCGACGATCCGTGGCGAGTCCTCGCCGCAGCGCTGTTGGCAGACGGCGTATCGCGCGACAACCTGTTTCCCCTGGACGTCGATCGCGCATTCCGGAAGCTCGACACAATCCGAGACCAGGTCACCGTCTGGTGGAAAACCGGGGACCAAAGCGTCCAGGGCTTTCGCAGCGGAGACTACGATCTCGGCCAGATCTGGCTGACACGAGCCAAAGCAATGCGCTCAGAAGGCCTGGATATCGGCTGGTCCTATAAAAATGCCTTCCTTGTGGGAGATCGCATCGCCCTCATCAAAAACGCGCCAAATCGGAAAAACGCTCTCAAGCTCATCGAATTTTGGCTGAGCAATCCGGAGGTTCAGGCAAGGGCCTGCGACATCCTATCGTGCACACCGCCCAGTACCGCGGCGATTGCGTTGATGTCTGATGAAGCCCGTCGCTCCATGCCTACCACGGATGACCTTCGCGACAGCATCATCGTCCCGGATGCCCAATGGATCAACGCCAACGCAGCCGACCTCTTGCAACGTTGGAATAGCTGGGTTCGCTAAAGACTGTCCGACTTGCCGCGACCGGGCCTGACCGGTTGCGGTGCCTCCTGGCCTTGAGGCCCGTCCCTGGACGACTTTCGAAGGAGCGGCGTATGTCCCAAAACGTCTTTCTCGTATCACAGGATGCCGAAATTTCCATTCTGCTTGCGCATGTGCTCACTGCGCATGGCTATGTGATGACCCCCTTGAGCATCACCGGAGAGCATAGCGAATTGTCCTGGACCGGCGCCGATGCCATCCTGCTTGATAGCCACAACACACTGGACGCCGCACTTGCCCTTTGCCGCACCATAAAAACCACGCAGACGTCGAAGGATATACCGATCATCGCGCTGATCCGTGCTTGCAACGAGCATCATTTTCTTGAATTCAAGCAGGCAGGCGTCAGCGAATGCCTCGTTCGACCGGTATCCCCCGAGGTCATTATCGCATGCCTTCGTCGCGTTCTTGATGCCGATACCCCTAAACTGACGGTTTCCCGCAAGAACGATGTCCTTGCGATCGGTGATATCAAACTCCACCGAAGCTCTCGTGCTCTTCTATCTGCCGGCTCCGTTTTCTACCTCAGTCCGACCGAATACCGCATTCTGACGCACCTGATGGCCAATGCGGGAAGGGTATCATCGCGGTCCGAACTTATTT from Allorhizobium pseudoryzae encodes:
- a CDS encoding ABC transporter substrate-binding protein — protein: MFLGSSLCASANERVVIASTGGAYDRALQEAWFGPFSQATGIDVVVVSATNAEMRAKASAMVKSGNVSWDLYLDGEIQAASDAHRQVTEDLSEFCARFKTNTDLVSNACEPGGALLQSTATLLAYRKNGKPEPQSWADMWDTERFPGGRAFPNFDDPWRVLAAALLADGVSRDNLFPLDVDRAFRKLDTIRDQVTVWWKTGDQSVQGFRSGDYDLGQIWLTRAKAMRSEGLDIGWSYKNAFLVGDRIALIKNAPNRKNALKLIEFWLSNPEVQARACDILSCTPPSTAAIALMSDEARRSMPTTDDLRDSIIVPDAQWINANAADLLQRWNSWVR
- a CDS encoding winged helix-turn-helix domain-containing protein, which gives rise to MSQNVFLVSQDAEISILLAHVLTAHGYVMTPLSITGEHSELSWTGADAILLDSHNTLDAALALCRTIKTTQTSKDIPIIALIRACNEHHFLEFKQAGVSECLVRPVSPEVIIACLRRVLDADTPKLTVSRKNDVLAIGDIKLHRSSRALLSAGSVFYLSPTEYRILTHLMANAGRVSSRSELISAAWPSGIHVEGRTVDVHVGRLRRLLEQASGEKMIRTIRSAGFIFDV